In a single window of the Natator depressus isolate rNatDep1 chromosome 24, rNatDep2.hap1, whole genome shotgun sequence genome:
- the SSR2 gene encoding translocon-associated protein subunit beta, whose amino-acid sequence MKLFALAVFALLSVAHSEEGARLLASKSLLNRYAVEGKDLTLQYNIYNVGSSAALDVELSDDSFPPEDFGIVSGMLNVKWDRIAPASNVSHTVVLRPLKAGYFNFTSATINYLAQEGGQVVVGFTSAPGQGGILAQREFDRRFSPHFLDWAAFGVMTLPSIGIPLLLWYSSKRKYDTPKTKKN is encoded by the exons ATGAAGCTGTTCGCTCTTGCTGTGTTTGCCCTGCTGTCTGTTGCTCACAGCGAGGAGGGAGCCAGGCTACTCGCCTCTAAATCTCTGTTAAACCGATATGCGGTGGAGGGCAAGGACCTGACTCTGCAGTACAACATCTACAATGTTGGCTCCAG CGCGGCTTTGGATGTGGAGTTGTCGGATGATTCTTTCCCCCCAGAAGATTTTGGCATTGTCTCTGGAATGCTTAACGTCAAGTGGGACAGGATTGCTCC AGCCAGCAACGTATCTCACACTGTGGTCCTGAGGCCCCTCAAAGCTGGCTACTTCAACTTCACCTCAGCTACCATCAACTACCTGGCACAGGAGGGAGGGCAGGTTGTG GTTGGCTTCACCAGTGCCCCTGGGCAGGGAGGAATCTTGGCTCAGAGAGAGTTTGACAGGAGGTTTTCCCCTCACTTT CTTGATTGGGCAGCTTTTGGAGTGATGACCCTTCCCTCCATCGGAATCCCTCTGTTGCTGTGGTACTCGAGCAAGAGAAAATACGATACTCCCAAGACCAAGAAGAACTGA